AAATCGGCCGAGATCCTGAATTGTCGTGAGCAGGCCGGGTTTTTCGATAAGGAGACTCATGCGTCTTCCTCCTCTTCATATGCTAAAAATTCTTCTTCACTTATCGGGTGGAATTTAACGATATCTCCTGCTTGAAGCAGGCTCGGTGGTTCAGATAGCGGCCTGAATAAAGCTAGCGGGGTTTGTCCGATCAGCTGCCAGCCCCCAGGTGTTGAAATAGGGTACACGCCAGTCTGCTTCCCTGCGATCCCAACCGAGCCCTTCGGAATTGAAGTTCTCGGTGAAGAGCGCCTCGGGGCTGCGATTTTTTCATCCAACCCTCCGAGGAAAGGAAAACCAGGGGCAAAACCGATCATATAAACTGTGTATTCCCCATTCGTGTGGATGTCTATTACCTCATCGTCTGTCAGGCCATTGCTGGCTGCAACCTCCTGTAAATCAGGGCCAAATCTGCCACCATAGCATACCGGGATACGAATGGTGCGGGCAGTACTTTCCAATGAGCCTGGCATTTTATCAAGGCTTTCTTCTATATTCGATTTCACCCACTCAAATGGAGCCTGCTTCGAATCCTTATAGACGACCCAGGGATCATAAAACAGAGTAACACTTGTAAATGAGGCTACACATTCAATGAAGCCTTTAAACGGGTGATCTTCAAAATAACGGGCAGCAGTCTGGACCATTTCATGCACCTTCTGGTTGATTTCTTCGCCAAACCTGACTGTTATTGCTGAATCACCAAGGGAGGATATCGTTATGCTTCTTGATTCTTTCGCTGACAATAACATCACCTCTATATAAAAGAAAAATACAGAAAATCAAAGTTTTCTGTATTCATTATAGTACACCGTATTGTTCATCGCTAACATCGGTTACAAACATGTGGCCTGGGGAATGTGTAATCATCAGTTCCGGCTTAGCATGCATGGCAACAGCCTGGGGGGTTACTCCGCAAGCCCAAAATACGGGAACTTCCCCAGCATCAACTGAAACCGCATCACCGAAATCAGGCGCAGCCAAGTCTTGGATCCCAATTGTTTCTGGGCTCCCAATGTGTACCGGACCGCCATGAACAGCTGGAAAACGGCTCGTCACCTGGACAGCACGGACCACATCTTTTTCTTTTACCGGCTTCATGCTGACGACCATATTCCCGTCAAATTTCCCTGCCCTTGTACAAGCGATATTCGACTTATACATCGGTACGTTGCACCCCAGGTCAATATGCCGAATCGGAATGCCATTGTTGATCAAAGCGTGTTCAAAAGTAAAGCTGCAGCCAATCAGAAAACCGACCATGTCATCTTCCCAAAATGGCGTAATATCCTGAACCTCTTCAGATAACTCTCCATTCCGATAGATACGGTAGCTTCCGATATCAGTTCGAATGTCACCCTCTGGAGCAACCAGGGAAGGTATCGGCGAACCTGGTTCGGTCACGTCAAGCAACGGACAGGGTTTTTGGTTTCGTTGGCAAAAAAGCAGAAAACTAAAGGCGTCTTCTTTTTTTAATACTGCGAGATTGGCTTGGGCATATCCTCTGGCCACACCTGCTGTCGGCCCGTTAAACTGGTTGGTTCGGATTAACTCACGAATCTCACGCGGAGACTTCCCGGCTAAATTTTTCAAGACTGCCACTCTCCTTATGATTGAAATAAATCAATGATCGTATAAATCCCCATAAACGTCATGACGACAACAACAAACATTCCTGAAATGAGCAGCCATTTCGGATGCTTATAGTCGCCGACGATTCTTTTTTTCGTTACCGCAACTAGAAGCGACCCAAGAGCGATCGGTAAAATAAGAGCATTTAATGCTCCGACAATAACCAAAACGTCGACAGGACGTCCAACCGTTATAAAAGCAATTGTTGAAATGGCAATAAACGCAATAATAATGAGATTTTTATTTTTTTCAATTGCCGGGCTGAAGGTTTGAATAAACGAAACAGAGGTGTATGCAGCACCGATAACAGACGTAATCGCAGCCGCCCACATCACAATACCGAAAAATTTAAGCCCAATCATTCCAGCTCCATTCTGAAAAACGGAGGCAGCCGGGTTGTTTGGATC
This window of the Bacillus gobiensis genome carries:
- the pxpB gene encoding 5-oxoprolinase subunit PxpB produces the protein MSAKESRSITISSLGDSAITVRFGEEINQKVHEMVQTAARYFEDHPFKGFIECVASFTSVTLFYDPWVVYKDSKQAPFEWVKSNIEESLDKMPGSLESTARTIRIPVCYGGRFGPDLQEVAASNGLTDDEVIDIHTNGEYTVYMIGFAPGFPFLGGLDEKIAAPRRSSPRTSIPKGSVGIAGKQTGVYPISTPGGWQLIGQTPLALFRPLSEPPSLLQAGDIVKFHPISEEEFLAYEEEEDA
- a CDS encoding putative hydro-lyase, with the translated sequence MKNLAGKSPREIRELIRTNQFNGPTAGVARGYAQANLAVLKKEDAFSFLLFCQRNQKPCPLLDVTEPGSPIPSLVAPEGDIRTDIGSYRIYRNGELSEEVQDITPFWEDDMVGFLIGCSFTFEHALINNGIPIRHIDLGCNVPMYKSNIACTRAGKFDGNMVVSMKPVKEKDVVRAVQVTSRFPAVHGGPVHIGSPETIGIQDLAAPDFGDAVSVDAGEVPVFWACGVTPQAVAMHAKPELMITHSPGHMFVTDVSDEQYGVL